The genomic stretch gagaaagcctatggacatcagcttgtccacttcagctttgactgcttcggccctcactgggtctaacggcctcctcttttggcgaactggagttgcagatgggtctatgttgagtgcgtggcacgcaacattaggattaatccccgtcatatcagcgtgggaccatgccaggatatcctgattattcttcacagtggccacgatcttttctcgaatggccgatggaaggtttttccctacctgaatgactttggtgggatctcccgggttgaggatcacctcttcgacttcctccatcggctctatctctctctcgacccccactctagggtcgagttcgtcaacgcatgccccttgggcacccccagtttatggtaaatctcccgctaaaggagcggcaacaaccgcctcctggaccgtgtagacggatcggacggagacgttataacagcttcgtgcacttcgttggtctccccggagggtgccgatacgcccgtcgtcgcatggaaacttcaagcataagtggcatatcgaggttatggccccgcaatcgattaggaccggtcggcctaggatagcattatacgccgtggggcagtcgacgactacgaatgtgcagtgcttgaaggcgcaagcgtcgctttctcctctgagggtgactggaagttgaattttgcctaatggcatgagtgcatccccattgaacccctgaagctggatggggcatggggtcaggtctgtctcggttaatccgatcgcgtggaaggcagctttgaagaggatgtttacggagcttccattatcgacaaggatctgtgataccttcttattggcaatctgagcttccaccacgaggggatcgttgtgggggaagtgcacatgtcaggcgtcatcttccgtgaaggtgatgggaagatccatcatccggggacgctgagcaggtgactgaaccaaggcgcacatctctccggtgtgttctaactccctcaaataccttttctgggagttacgggtgcttccggcaaggtgcggtcctccggaaatggtggctacgtgtccgtcaacgggtggcggagcaaggccgcgCGGATATGGGTTTCTGGGTCCTGGAGCCAATAatgcaatgggtgccggagaggttggagcaggaagcgctgggaactgagacccaggagcttgggggtgaccggctctaggagcgctagcggtccccctctgtcccggagaatatgcagctccgtgagctactccctgtccgggatagattatgggtatcctcacccattgaccaaggtgtcccgctcttggcagggactcgatctcatccttcagctgaagaaattcgtttgtggtgtgctccacgtctccgtggaactcacacttcttattggagtctcgcggacgccttcctccgtgagatactttcgggggcttcctgtagttgaccatattacaggtcgcccgatagacattctctcgtgaatctatcaaactggtgtactccgtgaacttgggctcatagtccttccggggtttctttgaatggtccccccggttggagtttcttccgcctcgtttattccgcgattggctcagacttcgttctgggccttccgcttgcggttgcgacgggccgggagcgatactacatccggttggtacagctccgtacccagagaaatgggtttgactcggcgtctgagcagacgtgGAAggtccatacacgcttggagtgaactgggctcctggaagcgtgagggctggcgcgggagcttgcgaagcaaagctcggtgcaGTTACGGagggcgttggagctgggggaactccaaaggcctgttggtaggcatcttcaaggttgatgattccttgagcttttgatatgaattcggacagagtttctgctcgcctcctttgcatttctccccatagcagggaatcgacggtaagccccgattgaagggcgatcagcttcatgtcatcgctgaccttggtcttagcagcagcttccatcattctttgaatgaaagctttgaggctctcattgggtagctgcttgatgttggttaaagaaccaacctccatgtcgtggtcccgggcagcgatgaactgcctcctgaatgcggactatagctccttccaactgtggatggatccgggagctaatcttttccaccagtcttccgcggacttggtaagggtgagtgagaagcacatgcatttggcatcctcactgacgcgcgccacttgcatcatcttgttgtatttagctagatgggtgcgcgggtctgtcctcccctcatataattctatgtgaggcattttgaagttctccgggaggggcgtttccgcgatcctccgaatacatggttccgggtctccttcctcagagtctgacagggccccactttgcttccggaccagcttggtcaaggcagcgatctgttccttgagcctctttgtatcgctctccgggaggtcacgtccccggagcttgtcgttgagatgatttcgcaggtcatctccgcgaggccgggccttttctcctttggccttttcgtaCTTGGCCTCCATCCTTttccttaggtccaccgtggaccagctatcttcggagtgcgtgtccgcagcccgaccgtcctggttgatggaatcactggggcggttgttccttcccctaggcctgggtgccttagcaccgggccctttaggcacagagtgcccccttggggctgaaggacgtctgggcttagaagcgccagagaccttctgcgcgcggggggggggggggggagggcaGTCGGCCtagtgattcacgcctttaggaggtgcaggggcgttagtgcgcacaggctccccaactttttctttgcccttgttaggggcggctttggatggtccagcagtggCAGGATctggcatggtggcatcagcaccacctaaaacagaggcgtcctcgtccgagtcgcctagatctccgaacttactttggaggcgctccatcatgcgctgcatttttccggagacgcgctcctgctcagcgagcttggccttagtggccaccagttcttcggctacttggaccagttctggatccttctcgtagtagtagccgtctttgtagtaaccgtctcggacatactcttcttcgttttctaagtatgtcgtatcttcagtactgacccgatcctggcgggatgtcgggtcttcaccttggtagtccgagtcgtgggtactttctccttcggtctgggctgccgagggttcgttttgtaccgcatcttccatcatagtatcggggttgaccttagcatttttgtcaaccgcggattttctcgtagtcaccatcttttcagtacgcagaaaaagagctgactaacaacttcctacagctctcaatgaaagcaccaaaatgtttaccgagtttttcggaaacgaatacaaacaaactaataaaaagataagaattgtagaagtgcagaaatataaatagacaaataagttttttacgtggttcaggcgttaacgagccctagtccacgagtcgatgttattatacttgtagagaattacagtaaaatggctggtgtacaagaacctcacaaactcacagtgtttttctcgagttctctagaagaagacgaagctagagagattttgacaGAGTTCTTCCTCTGTAATCCGTTCTCCCCCCCTctattgcaaaatgaggaggtctttatagctagagtttttgattagggttttactctgcccccatgagtcttaattacaccagccataaataggggatacaattaccgtagtcgcctggctaccaggctctatgtgggtatatttacgtgaaagtatggggaatgcacaaaggcagctgtcttttccaagctgtcagcggaacagtaggcgaaatagtacttttaggcgtgctgggatgtgtgcggcctcgacctgtcgggcgtgtcaggcgggatcctgtgtcaggtggatatcattccaactatgcctcctccatgactcgaccgcttggtcttcttccgtgcgagacacggaactgtatccgcgaaggtaacctgaagagcttctcctggaaggaccttccccaaaggatatcccttcgggagcccgggagaatcgacgagcttccgcgtcgcggttgcttgaaagagtatgctggacactaaacgggagaggcgaggcctttctgtccatccgcgagctctggtcacctttcgcgaaagactttgataattctgcttccccgaggctatccatttaaacgctatccggaaatctggataacaccactaattcctcaagtgttcctaaaatCCACCAATTAATCCTCTCACCCAATTAGTTACCGACTATTcatccaatgtctaataatccccaatatatattctaaattttgaaaatactcccaggctcccccgagccaggtattaatccccaccgtgactattttgccaatccactcactaggatcgtctcgagccatatgctgcaaatatatccacataataatgtggtctcaataatttatcacatataattacatttatgccctcaacgggataaaattacacatatgcccttaaaagctaaacagggcctacatgcatatttaatactcataaatatgcatttaatcatatccatataatcatgtaatcatgcatgccacatactcATGCATTAATCATctaaaatcacacatataccaattatgctctctcgacacactaatcaaggcccttaatccttattagcaatttttaggtcgTTACAAGCTTGATCGGAACTTTGTGACTGAGAGCTTTTAGGCAATCACATTTTTCTAGATTTGTATTGAAGTCGAATATACCCCTATTTCTCCAATCCATATTTGGTTTGCTATTTTATTAGTTAGCAGGATTTTCCCAtaagttttcaattttatttaaaaaatttccatAGAATTTGAGAAAAGTTTTTCCCCATACTTTTGTAAATCTTTAGTATAAAATCCATAAATGTGAAAAATCTCCTTAAACAAAAAATGGTGTACAGGATGGATCTAATTGGACTGTGTTTTAGTAGGCCCAATGATTTGGAGCTCAACTGGGCCCAAGACCACGTCTAGCTGGAGCATCAGGGAGGGAGGGACTGATTGTATCGCGAGTAAACcagaaaattaattttcaattttttttataattccaTGAAAAATCCTTAGGACAGCGACACCGTACGACGACCCACTGAATCGGCTCCGTGCAACCCACTCGCAAACCCTAATTCCCAATTTCCGATTCTTGATCTTCCCCAATTTTCCTTGCGTGAAATGCTAAGATAGTGTATGCGCAATTTTCTGCTACTGTTTTCTCCAATTTACTCCTCGTTCAGCTTCTTCCTTGCTCAGACAGCTCTGGTTTCGCCATTCCCAGTATCGGATTCTGTTGCTTGATCAGATTGAGATTTCATTTTAACTGGTAATTTGTCTGTGATTTTGATTTATTATGGTTTCTCATGGTTTAAATTCTCTCTTGTTCTGATCATTTTTTTGCCCCTCTTTTCCACGTATAATTTTatagatttatttatttaataatgtaTAATATGTTTGGTTGCCTAAAAACTTTGGGGAATATTAGAACTTGGTTTTTCAGTAATTGGGTTTTCATTTTTTGGCTGtggaaaatgaaaataaaaaataaaaatagcttAATGGGGAACTAGTGCCTAGTGCCTAGTGCCGCATCCTGAgtgaattatatatttttttctttttttttgatttccagcatttttttttatattaaatggaAGTAATCataattattgtttttattttcctCATTTACTGTGGAATATAGTAGGTGTTTCTTTTGGTGAATCTAATAGTGTGCCTGCATGATGTAAACAGGGTTGGTGTTTAGGATGATTTGAGGGGTTTTCTAAAGGTGGTCGAATAATGGGTAGCAGCGAGATGGATAAACCAGCTAAAGATAAAGAGAAGGATTCAAAGACCCCGCCTCCTAGTACACAGGTCTACTTGTGTGTTTCTTATTAAGTCTAATTTCATAAGTTTAAGGTACTTTTGTTTGGGTTTTTGTTAAAACTCTTTCTCTCTTATTTCCCTTTTCCCCGTTATTTGTATCTGTGTCCTTCAGGAGCAGTCTTCGACTACTAGTACTGGTGCAGTTAATCCTGATTGGTCGGGGTTTCAGGTTTTGTAGTGATATTCGGAAGTTTATCTCTTTTATATTCTTTCACCATTCTCCTTAGTCGTGCTTATGTTGCTTATTACTGCAAACAGGCATATTCTCCTATGCCTCCACATGGGTTCTTGGCATCAAGTCCCCAAGCTCACCCATATATGTGGGGTGTCCAggtaaagaatttttttttctttcgttCCTTTTCAAACTAATTGTTAGTGCTTTGGTATTGTGTTGATTGTTAATTGGTTATTTGGTTCCTGTTTTAAATGAACTTTTTAATGGTTTAGAGTTTAGATTTCATGGTGTTTTTGGTTGCTTTAGTGAGAAAGGGTAAAACATGGATACATAAACTAGTAGGTTTTAGCTGATATGTTATCTCGGTGGTGTAAAAGCTGTGTTAGGCTTTTGGCAATTTCGTCACGATTTCATAATTTTTTGTATGTTCGGctgagcgtgtgcatgatgagtCTTAATAGGCCAATAGTTGGCCCAGTGAAGCATGACATTTTGTTTCACCTTCATAATTTCTCTTCATCTTTAGAAGggttaaaaaaataatgaaatgatATGACTTTACCATCCATTTTATCACACAAAAGTCACAAAAGGCAAAAACATTTGTGAACCCTTGAAAATAATTCTGTTTTCATCTATTAGCAAGCGGGTTTTTATTCCTGAAGGATTGCAGGTAGTATTAACAACCAaagaagtattttttttaattttttttgaaacaaAACAACACTACTTGCATTGTTAATAATGAGCAAATAATACAAGAGTAGATTGGAGTATATAAATGCACTACCCAAAACTAACAAAAACAGGAAATAGAAACAAGGCAAATTTGTGAAACAGAAAGCTACATAAAATGGTTACAAAATACACTAACCAAAGAAGTTATTATGCTTCTAAGTATATAGAGTATTTGAAACAACACGAGAAATGGAACTGTTTTAGTAATTAGCTAATCTAAGCATGTCACTACACTTTAATCTATTATGCTGATCATCATGCTATTACTGAGAATTTTTAATGAGATACTGGTAttcaatttgattttttttttttggaatttctAAATATAATTCCTCAATCAATCTCTGAACATTTGTACTGTTTATCTAGCTATTTATTTGCCTTCCATATTACCCAGCAGTAATTATTAACCTCTGCGAATGTGCCTGGTTAGAACAATTTTTAACAACACTGCCAACAGATTTGTGTGATAGCTGTTTCGAGCGACAGCTTTCTTAACAGAATTCAGCTCATCAACTGTCGCTAATTCTATCAGTTCTAATTTTCATATGTATTTGCAGCATATTATGCCTCCATATGGTACCCCTCCACATCCATACGTTGCAATGTATCCTCATGGTGGGTTATATGCTCACCCATCTATGCCTCCGGTAAGTATGTCGTTCTTCATTGTCTTGTTGTACTTGTAAGTTTCTTTGTGTTTTCATTTTCTAGATGTCAGTGACGTTTTGTACCATTCTGAAACAGGGGTCTTATCCTTTTAGCCCTTTTGCTATCCCTCCTCCAAATGGCATTGCTGCTGAGGCTTCTGTGAGTGCAAGTACTGCCTTATGATTTGTTTCCTGTGCAATTTGTAGGCACTTAGTGACCTTACTTGTAAAATCCCATGTAGGGTAATACTCCTGGCAGCATAGAAGCAGATGGCAGGCCATCTGAAGTGAAGGAAAAATTGCCTATTAAAAGATCGAAAGGAAGCTTGGGCAGTTTAAATATGATTACAGGGAAGAATAGTGAGCTTGGTAAAGGATCAGGAGGCTCTGCTAATGGAGCTTACTCCAAAAGGTATGCTGAATATGTAGACTGCTTGGGCAGTTGGTAATGAGAAGCTATAGCTGCAGACCGACTTAAGGATTTGtgtcattttttttttgcataatcAATCTTTGCTTATGAAAACTAACTAAAATTGCTTATCTTATGTGCTGTCACATTTTTGTAGGTTAGAGAAGGTGTAGTTTCTTATTTTGAAAATGAAGGCAAATATGTCTATTTGTTAATTTGTTAATAAATGTTTTTTGTTGTATTAtcaaaataaaaatgaaaggtAGAATGACAAAAGGAGGAAGTAATATATAGATATAGTTCATATATATCTTAAATAAGTACGATGTACATTATGTATAGGTTGATACATAGAAACTCTTAATACATTTATCTTTAATTTAAGCATAatcaaatttgaaaaataaaaggtGGTAATGCGTTTAAAGAAGATTTTGTCTCATAGCTTGAATTAGCAGAGTGTTTCTCATCCTATAATTTGTGCAGAAAGTTACCTTGTTGTTTAATGTAAGTATTTAGTAGATCTCATGTCATGCACTGATGTCGTTCAAGTGAATAATAAATGAGAGTTTTTGTTCTTGATTTATTTTCTCTTTCTGATTTCAAAGACAGTTAGCAATTGAAAGGACGTGGCTTATTGTTAATTGATTTGATGACTATCAGAAATAATTTGTTAGGAAATATATTCACTAAAATATGAGCGAGATGGCTTATTCTTTTTGCATAGAACAATCATTTTGAGGCTTTGTACATGTATCTGTATCTGGCTAAAAGTTACGGCTAATCACTTCTAGTGTGATCATGTTCATCTGGATAATTGTTTACTGCTAGAATAAACTGTTGTATACAAGTATATATAGGTGCTCTTTTATTTTCCCAAGTTTAAGCTGACTTTTATTGCTCAAGTTTGTTTGGCTAATGCCTGAAAGAACCTGGAAATGCAGTGCTGAGAGTGCAAGTGAAGGCTCAAGTGAGGGAAGTGATGTAAACTCACAGGATGTAAGTACTATTTATTTTGTGGTTGATTGTTTTGTAGCTCCTCATGTACTTTCTTGCATTGAGTGGTATTGTAATGAGGATGTTTCTATCTAGCCAATGGAAAGATGGGAGTTAGAATATATATAACTCCCATCTTTGAAGTGTGGGTTTCTTTCTTGGAAGTATTGTTGTCTACTGATTTGGTTTTTTTATTTCCTTCACCAGTTAACATAATGTGTTTTCCTCCACTAATTTAATATCAGTTATTTATCATTCCAAAGTTTGATAATTGTTAGTAcacttctattttttttattccctatttatttatttacttctTTGGCAGAAAAATGTTATGCTTTTTTTCCCTCCTTCCTCTCATGTTTAGttctttacttattttattaattctCCCTGCCTCCCTTTTTCCTTGTTGGGTTTTGAGTAATTAGGTGTTGAATATTAATTACCTTACCTGTAGAGACATTTTTGCTTCTAATTAAATCATTGTGCTAAACGAGTGAGTGAGCTACAGTTATCTATGAATAAATTTATTGGGAATGCTGTTCATGCACCTTAAATTACAATGGAAAAACCCTACAAGTTTTGCTATTAAGTGTTTGGTggcttttatttttttcttttttggtgtGGATTAATGTGTAAAGTATTTTCTGATAATTACTATTCATGACGATTGCTTCTATCTTCATTTACTTTTATAGGACTCACAACTCAAGTCAGGGGGTAGACAAGATTCTTTAGAAGGTTTGATTGTATTATCCCCTTTGACTACATCTTGCATCCGCACAGATAGTGAGATAGATGTTAAACCCTATGGCCTTGTTGCAGGTGATGCATCTCAGAATGGAAATTCTATGCATGGTCCTCAGAATGGAGGACCAAATACACCTCATTCAATGGTTAATCAAACAATGACCATTATGCCAATAACAGCTGCTGGTGCTCCTGGTGCTGTTCCTGGTCCTGCAACAAACTTAAATATAGGAATGGACTATTGGGGGGCCCCAGCTGCATCTGCCATTCCTGCATTACGCGGGAAGGTTCCTTCTACTCCAGTTGCAGGAGGAATTGTCACTGCTGGCTCTCGTGATAGCGTTCAGTCACAGCTTTGGTTACAGGTTAATTGGCCCTTTAAGCTGTTGCTTTTTCTTAATTTTGTGAATTAAAAGATTATCATTCCTGTAATATTCTCCTATTTAAGTTGGTATAGTAAAATCTTTAGGGTCTAAAGGAGGAAGACACATGTACAAAGAGGCACAGATTTATGAATATAAACATATAACTATCATTAATTGAAGGCTGAGTTTTGGTTTAGAcgtgcacatgcacacacaaatgAACATTGAACACTTCAATGGGAAACTGAATCCTACTTTATTTGTTGGTCACATTGACATCCTGTTGTTTTTTATTGGATCTCTTTATCTCTCTCGAATTGTCTCTTTTCTTTCTCACTGTCACTCCAATTACAACTGATATCTAGCTGTAATCAGGGTTTTGTTTGTGTTTTATTTCAATCGTAATATTTCTTTCTACTGGACTGCGCCTATGAGTATTCAACCACACTAATAGATAACTGTGTTCACAAATAATTATTTGTGTTTCATCCTTGTAGAAGACCTATAAAGTTTAAGGGAAAGTTTATACAATGCCTTAATATAActgtgatatatattttttttttgaaaaagagacaGAGGCCTTTGTCTTAGACTGACCTTCTCTCAATGTAACTGTGATATTAGCAATTAGGAATTTTGTGGCCATAATTATTCTAGTCAGTAAGttttaaagaaattgattttatcCAAAATCAATTTTGTGTGTGCAAATACTGAGCTATGTGTGAGATTGTCTTCTTGTGTAATCTTgttttttctggatttttttttgaaagcaTATCTAAATAGGATGGAAATCTCTTTTTAATGTTTGCATTGCAACAAAACAATTAGATCATTCACTCAACTTAAAAGCTGGTTATACCAACAGATAACGGGAGGTTGGTTGGATAAAGTCTATTGTTGAAGCTATATATGCTCGTTTCATTCTGATCATTGTCATCTATACTGAGTGGCAGATACATAAATAATTTGATCTCTTCTCATCTGATTCGAAAGGAGAATATGTATAGTGGAATAGTTGAGAATAGAGGCATGTCTGAACCATGAAGTTTTATGGAAACATAGTTTAGATGTGATATTTAAAGACGTAGTCTGAAATGGTGATTTGGTACAAGCCTATTGTAGTGTTTACTAATGGAATCTTACAATCTTTTTTATTTCCCCTTGTGGTGGGGAAGTGCCTGAAACTATTTCTTCATGTATTTTCCCTTCCTTTTTCCATTGTTTGCAAATTTAATGATGATTTGTTTTCTGCTGTCTTAATTTACAACTTTGCTATAATCTTTTACATGTTAATCCgacattttttattttagtcTTCTAATACGTTTGTCATCTTTTTGCTGGGCTTAATGTGAAAGGAAATGACATTTATATTAATAGTTTTAATGTTTAACATTTTTTCTTCTATCTGAAGCTGCACTAATTGTTTATCTGGATTTAGGATGAAAGAGAGCTTAAAAGGCAGAAAAGGAAACAGTCAAATAGAGAATCTGCTCGTCGCTCTAGATTGCGCAAACAGGTAACCGTTATGTCTAATTCTTTGTAGTTTTGCAACTCTAAGCCTCCATATGAACTTATGTGTTGTACATGCATTTGCACAAGGCTGAATGCGATGAGCTGGCTCAGCGAGCAGATGCATTAAAAGAAGAAAATGCTAATCTTAGATCAGAGGTTAACCGAATCAGGAGTGAGTACGACCAGCTTCTTTCAGAGAATACTTCTCTCAAGGTGATGCCCTAATCTTGTTTTCATTTGATGGATAAATTGTCTTTCGTCGTTTCTATTTTTTGTCTAGAAGTGATTATCAAAATAAaagtaaatttaaatttaaaaataaatgaacCTTTTCAACTCAGCAAGGTCGGATCCTTGGCCCCATCTTTAAAAGTCTTTTTTTAGCCAAATAATCCAACAAGTGGTCAGT from Humulus lupulus chromosome 5, drHumLupu1.1, whole genome shotgun sequence encodes the following:
- the LOC133777765 gene encoding bZIP transcription factor 16-like isoform X1, with amino-acid sequence MGSSEMDKPAKDKEKDSKTPPPSTQEQSSTTSTGAVNPDWSGFQAYSPMPPHGFLASSPQAHPYMWGVQHIMPPYGTPPHPYVAMYPHGGLYAHPSMPPGSYPFSPFAIPPPNGIAAEASGNTPGSIEADGRPSEVKEKLPIKRSKGSLGSLNMITGKNSELGKGSGGSANGAYSKSAESASEGSSEGSDVNSQDDSQLKSGGRQDSLEGDASQNGNSMHGPQNGGPNTPHSMVNQTMTIMPITAAGAPGAVPGPATNLNIGMDYWGAPAASAIPALRGKVPSTPVAGGIVTAGSRDSVQSQLWLQDERELKRQKRKQSNRESARRSRLRKQAECDELAQRADALKEENANLRSEVNRIRSEYDQLLSENTSLKEKLGEVPGQDDLRSGRNEQHLNNDTRQTGQIEAHDGH
- the LOC133777765 gene encoding bZIP transcription factor 16-like isoform X2; its protein translation is MGSSEMDKPAKDKEKDSKTPPPSTQSSTTSTGAVNPDWSGFQAYSPMPPHGFLASSPQAHPYMWGVQHIMPPYGTPPHPYVAMYPHGGLYAHPSMPPGSYPFSPFAIPPPNGIAAEASGNTPGSIEADGRPSEVKEKLPIKRSKGSLGSLNMITGKNSELGKGSGGSANGAYSKSAESASEGSSEGSDVNSQDDSQLKSGGRQDSLEGDASQNGNSMHGPQNGGPNTPHSMVNQTMTIMPITAAGAPGAVPGPATNLNIGMDYWGAPAASAIPALRGKVPSTPVAGGIVTAGSRDSVQSQLWLQDERELKRQKRKQSNRESARRSRLRKQAECDELAQRADALKEENANLRSEVNRIRSEYDQLLSENTSLKEKLGEVPGQDDLRSGRNEQHLNNDTRQTGQIEAHDGH